Proteins co-encoded in one Micropterus dolomieu isolate WLL.071019.BEF.003 ecotype Adirondacks linkage group LG19, ASM2129224v1, whole genome shotgun sequence genomic window:
- the LOC123957331 gene encoding NACHT domain- and WD repeat-containing protein 1-like, translating into MAERPAAAGGDISLQDVLRGRTDGAERTSSCMIRVFVSSTFTDMGSERKALLEKAYPEVLAFCRSLGLVFEVVDPCWGIRSVPSGDPEACEIFLQEIKNCKRISAGPAFIALLGNRYGVRALPRLIPEKQFEVLLSKLSKNREGVKKLNQWFLKDDNAVPPTYVLQPITAHFPHYSDLRPESGPQRDKNVLSWHCTETQLLQLLRSAATDAEAAGDITAEQKQHFFTSVTEREFEEGLWMDDGEPSALIFVREIPRQRARDGPKRFAKFMDLTAGGLLDAEAQGLLTGLKSRLYATFQKILNLHCVELCKGSIDPKRKEHAQYLDSVCEQFVSQMTARIAAAVGPSVERRRRRGKVWGSIEEEKGEISEQVVEEVERHAAMSSELCRGFYGREGLLGKLCLAMWESTNVHHGPLVVHGAAGMGKTALLCKLAQEMRRVLEAGVVVVRLLSVRHPQRPDIDHVLCSVCLQICLACGLAPPTPPMTSTHLELLRLFRNVLVEVSQQGNTLLVILDALDQLSDQHHAHKLRWLPADLPPNVHLVVSMDTNSEAFANMRLKSETLESFFEVERLSRDEGKQIMESYLRASQRTLTPEQSDAALQSFAPAGCPLHLKLILSATKRWTSFTPLTEIHLGANTQEMMSQIFLMLEEKHGKELVGAALGYITLAREGLLEAELRDLMSLDDDVISEVYRYSLPPTPSLIRLPSLLWARLRRDLEDQLEERWTGGVAAIAFNNRRLCEAVSARYLTSERRGRSLRILAEYFLGRWSGKLKPVTLPGLSLLLSDRKTADSPRRSS; encoded by the exons ATATGGGCAGTGAAAGGAAAGCCCTGCTTGAGAAAGCTTACCCAGAAGTCCTTGCGTTCTGTCGCAGTCTTGGGCTGGTGTTCGAG GTGGTGGATCCGTGTTGGGGGATTCGAAGTGTCCCGTCAGGAGACCCTGAGGCCTGCGAGATCTTCCTGCAGGAGATCAAGAACTGTAAGAGGATTTCAGCCGGACCAGCTTTCATT GCGCTGCTGGGGAACCGGTACGGTGTCCGAGCTCTTCCTCGCCTCATCCCGGAGAAGCAGTTTGAAGTTCTTTTGTCTAAACTCTCCAAAAACCGCGAAGGCGTCAAGAAGCTGAATCAGTGGTTCTTGAAAGACGACAATGCGGTCCCACCCACCTACGTCCTTCAGCCAATCACGGCTCACTTCCCCCACTACAGCGACCTCCGACCTGAGAGTGGGCCACAGCGGGACAAAAACGTCCTTTCCTGGCATTGCACAGAGACTCAACTGTTGCAGCTCCTACGCTCCGCCGCCACGGACGCCGAGGCGGCTGGCGACATCACAGCCGAGCAGAAACAACACTTCTTCACATCAG TCACAGAGCGAGAGTTCGAGGAGGGCTTGTGGATGGACGATGGCGAACCGTCGGCTCTGATATTCGTCCGAGAGATTCCACGCCAAAGGGCGAGGGATGGTCCCAAACGCTTTGCCAAGTTCATGGACCTGACCGCCGGCGGTCTGCTGGACGCGGAAGCCCAGGGACTCCTCACCGGCCTCAAGTCCCGCCTCTACGCCACGTTCCAGAAGATCCTCAACCTGCACTGCGTGGAGCTCTGCAAAGGAAGCATCGACCCAAAACGCAAAGAGCACGCTCAGTACCTGGACAGCGTCTGTGAGCAGTTCGTCTCACAGATGACGGCCAGGATCGCAGCGGCGGTCGGTCCGTCGGTGGAGCGGCGCCGGCGGCGGGGGAAGGTTTGGGGAAGTattgaggaagaaaaaggggaAATCTCAGAGCAGGTGGTTGAAGAGGTTGAACGGCATGCCGCCATGAGCTCCGAGCTGTGCAGAGGTTTCTACGGCAGGGAGGGTCTTCTGGGTAAGCTCTGCTTAGCCATGTGGGAGTCCACCAACGTCCATCACGGCCCGCTGGTGGTGCACGGCGCCGCTGGGATGGGTAAGACGGCTCTTCTGTGCAAGCTGGCGCAGGAGATGCGTAGAGTCCTGGAGGCCGGGGTGGTGGTGGTCCGGCTGCTGTCAGTTCGTCATCCTCAGAGACCCGACATCGACCACGTCCTCTGCAGCGTCTGCCTCCAGATCTGTTTGGCATGTGGTCTGGCTCCGCCCACGCCACCGATGACCAGCACTCACCTGGAGCTGCTCCGGCTCTTCAGGAACGTCCTCGTCGAGGTTTCCCAGCAGGGGAACACTCTGCTCGTCATCCTGGACGCTCTGGATCAGCTCTCAGACCAGCATCACGCTCACAAACTCCGCTGGCTGCCCGCCGACCTCCCGCCCAACGTCCACCTGGTGGTTTCAATGGACACCAACAGCGAGGCGTTCGCTAACATGCGGCTGAAGTCGGAGACTTTGGAGAGTTTCTTTGAAGTGGAGCGTTTGTCTCGTGATGAAGGGAAACAGATCATGGAGTCGTACCTGCGAGCGTCTCAGCGAACGTTGACCCCCGAGCAGAGCGACGCCGCGCTGCAGAGCTTCGCGCCCGCAGGGTGTCCTCTGCACCTCAAACTGATCCTGTCTGCCACCAAACGCTGGACGTCCTTCACCCCGCTCACAGAGATACACCTGGGCGCCAACACACAGGAAATGATGTCACAGATCTTCCTGATGCTGGAGGAGAAACATGGGAAGGAGCTGGTGGGCGCGGCCTTGGGATACATCACTCTGGCAAG GGAAGGCCTGCTGGAGGCGGAGCTGCGTGACCTCATGTCCCTggatgatgatgtcatcagtgaGGTGTACAGGTACTCTCTCCCTCCGACGCCCTCGTTGATCCGgctgccctccctcctctggGCACGGCTCAGACGGGACCTCGAGGATCAGCTGGAGGAGCGCTGGACTGGCGGGGTGGCGGCCATCGCCTTCAACAACcg gcgtCTGTGCGAGGCGGTTTCAGCTCGGTATCTGACATCAGAGCGGCGGGGGCGGAGCCTCAGGATCCTGGCAGAGTACTTCCTGGGTCGCTGGTCGGGGAAACTGAAGCCGGTGACTCTGCCGGGCCTGTCGCTGCTCCTGTCTGACAGAAAG ACTGCTGACTCTCCACGTCGTAGCTCCTAA